The DNA region agaaactaaaataaaatattttaaattataaagactaaatgaTAAAACTGTTACAactatttcaagaaaaaaaataattaaatttaatttttataagttaatttgaCTAATTTATAAGTCACtatgttttttataaattattttgagtaaaatttataagttaaccatatataaaaaagaatattctcTCTATCCTAAATTAATAGTTATTTTAGATTGTTTTgacatatcaataaaaaaaataaatgaaaataataataattttctaaaattaatttaatataatcattaatttatttatgagtttttattatctatcattaataatattataagaggcataaataaataaacaaaattattaatattacattaaaaattaggatattttaggataattttgtttcttttaattgaCTATTATATAATGACACGGTGGGagtaataattttaagtaaGTTTTTACATTCTGACTTACATTTTGACTCTGTTCTTCAAATCTCTctcatcacttttaattacattaattattatgctccttattttctctttcttcttctattgttttcacttttgtagtaattaattaagttgACCTTTTTCCTCATCCTTCATGCTAACCCGGAAGAAGAGACCCATAGTATTTCTTGAAATATCTCAGAAAAAGACCCATAGAATTTGAATCTGATCGATcatccctatatatatatatatgtgcaaCTGAAGTACATTGAACATGAGGAACCTCTGAATTGATCAATCCAAAACCATGTCTGTGATCCTACCCTTTGTCTCAATCTTTCTGCTCCATGTTCTAACGGCAACCTCAGAGACCATTCTCCAATGCCTCTCTCTCCATTCTGACCCTTCTCGTCCAATCTCTGCAGTCACCTATTTCCCAAAAAACCCTTCATACCCTCCCATTTTGGAGGCCTACATCAGAAACCTGAGGTTAAGTTCCCCCACAACCCCAAAACCAACCTTCATTGTTGCACCAACACACGTGTCCCACATCCAAGCCTCCATCATCTGCTGCAAAAGGTTCAATCTTGAGATCAGAACAAGAAGTGGGGGGCACGACTTTGAAGGCCTCTCGTACATGTCACAAACCCCATTTGTGATTGTGGACATGTTCATGCTGAAATCAGTGGAGGTCGACGTCGAGGACCAGACAGCGTGGGTTGACTCGGGGTCAACGATTGGTGAGCTTTACTATGCTATTGCTGAGAAGAGTAGGGTCCTAGGTTTCCCTGCTGGCGTGTGTCACAGTGTTGGTGTTGGAGGGCATTTCAGTGGAGGAGGGTATGGGAACATGATGAGAAGGTTTGGTCTCTCAGTGGATAATGTTTTGGATGCCCTAATTGTGGATTCTGAAGGAAGAGTCTTGGATAAGGCAACAATGGGTGAAGATCTTTTCTGGGCCATTAGAGGAGGTGGTGGTGCTAGCTTTGGGGTTATTGTTTCATGGAAAATTAGGTTAGTTCCTGTGCCTGAGGTTGTCACGGTTTTCAGAATTGAAAAAACATTGGAACAAGATGCCAGTGATCTTGTTTTTCAGTGGCAGTATGTTGCTGATAAGATACACGATGGCTTGTTCATTAGGGTGGTTCTTAGTCCCGTGACGAGATCGGATCGGAAGACAATAAAGGCCAAGTTCAATGCCTTGTTTCTTGGAAATTCACAAGAGCTTCTTTCTGTGATGAATCAAAGTTTCCCTCAACTGGGTTTGGTTGCCGAACAGTGCATTCAAATGAGTTGGATTCAGTCGGTGTTGTTTTGGGATAACTATCCGGTGGGGACTTCGGTTGATGTTTTGCTTCAAAGACATGCAACAAAAGAGAAATTCTTGAAGAAGAAATCAGATTATGTGCAGCAACCTATCTCCAAAGCTGCCCTTGAAGGTATATGGAAGATGATGATGGAACTAGAAAAGCCTGTTTTCACATTCAACCCCTATGGTGGGAAAATGGGTGAGATTTCTGAGTTCGAAACACCGTTTCCACATAGGTTTggtaacatatttaaaattcagTACTCTGTGAGTTGGGATGAGGAGGGTGAAGATGTTGCTAAACAATATTTATATCAGATTCGGAGGCTATATGATTACATGACTCCTTATGTGTCATACTCACCTAGAAGTTCGTATCTGAACTATAGAGATGTTGATATAGGTGTCAATGGCCCTGGAAATGCTACTTATGCACAGGCTAGTGTTTGGGGTAGGAAGTATTTCAAGAGAAATTTTGATAGGCTGGTGCAGGTAAAGACCAAGGTAGATCCTAGCAATTTTTTCAGATATGAACAGAGTATTCCATCACTTGCATCTGCTCATAGTATAGTGTCAGAATAGAAGAATCCTTGAAAGCTTGAAGAGGTGTATAATAAAGGTCTGATTCAGGACAAATGGTATCTATAAGCAACTGGAAAGCCAGTTCAGACTTGGAGGTTAATTTGTCATAAAATTTGATTGGTTAGAGAACTATTTGCTATGCAATTGTATTTTTTCCTGATCAAGggactatttttaatttcaatcggTATGCTAAGATTGCTACATTATAAAAAAGTGATAGTCTAATTGAATATCTagaatttttagattttttttttaaaattttctttccttaaaattaaaacatgtctATTCCTTTGTTTTCATTTAGTTTATTTATGCACCTCACTTTTTCAAGTAATTTATGGCACCTTAGTTACTTATgtttaagaaaacaatttatttcatatttattaatagtTGAAATTGCAAAGCTCAAATTATGAATATTAgaatattctaaataattcGATCAATTCAATTTGCAAAAAATTGTGAGGAAATGAGGAAATTTAAGGGTTTATGTAGAATAAATTGATGGaagaatcaaatttaattaattttaaaaatgaagagaCTTCACTTACTCAAAAACTTTGAGAAACCAAAATCACGTATCATTTAGACTAAGAGaacaaaagtatatataattaaatataatatttactaCATTTGAAGGAAAATATTTCTTGAAACATAAATTTGGAataacagaaagtatatattttaGATGAGTGCGTACAGAGTTTCAAGAGGAGATGAACTAATCTTGTAGTACGCACCTTAGCTAGGATAACAAGATCCCATGCTAGCATGGAGAATTTTAAGCATACACCAATTTGTATTTACTCGCACATTATAAATGAAATGAAGTTATcttatttctatatatatatatatatataaaaagatgaGTGCGTAcacaataagaaaaaataaatagtaataatGATTTAAAACGTGTCAATTTTTGTTTCTAATGTCAAAAAATATAACCATAAATCTTACATAAAATGTTGTATTCAATTCATTGAACCCGCAACAACTAGCGGACCGACCGAACCTATGAGAAGTGTATCAAAGCACTTACAATTGTTGCGCCCAACAACAAGCTCGCGTTGTTGTTCATACAGTGCTAACTCGTCTCACTCTCACGTATCTCCACACTATGCGCCTCCTGAAACCGAGTCACTACTCAACCATTGTTACCAAAGAGACCTTCCCCGAGCCATGCATGTGTTGGATGCCATGGAAAGACGCGGAGTCTGGGCCGACGCTATTTCCTATTCTGAGCTCATCAAGTGTTGCTTGGCTCATGGTGCTGTCAGGGAACGAAAACGCGTTCACCGCCACATATTCTCAAATGGGCATCACCCAAAAACATTTTTGACCAACTCTCTCATCAACATGTCAAATTCAACCTCTTAGAAGAAGCGCAGGTACTGTTCGATAAAATGTCTGAACGAAATGTCGTGTCGTGGACTACTTTGATATCTGCTTACTCTAATGCCAAGCTCAATGGCAGGGCCATGAGTTTCTTGGTTTTCATCTTTAGGGTTGGTGTCGTGCCTAACATGTTTACTTTCTCTTCGGTTCTTAGGGCGTGTGAGAGTTTGTCTGATCTCAAACAGCTGCATTCTTTGATAATGAAAGTGGGGTTGGAGTCTGATGTATTTGTTCGCAGTGCGCTTATTGATGTTTACTAGAAAATGGGGGAGTTGTTGGAAGCTCTAAAGGTTTTTCGTGAGATGGTGACAGGAGATTCTGTTGTTTGGAACTCCATTATTGCTGCTTTTGCTCAGCACAGTGATGGTGATGAGGCTTTACATCTTTACAAGAGCATGAGGAGAGTGGGTTTTCCGGCTGATCACTCGACGCTCACGAGTGTTTTGAGATTGTGTACTAGTTTGTCGTTGTTGGAGTTAGGGAGGCAGGCCCATGTCCATATGCTGAAATTTGACAAAGATCTTATCCTCAACAATGCCCTTTTAGATATGAATTGTAGGTGTGGTACTTTGGAGGATGCAAAGTTCATTTTCAATTGGATGGCCAAGAAGGACGTAATCTCTTGGAGCACCATGATTGCTGGGTTAGCCCAAAATGGTTTTAGTATGGAAGCACTCAATTTATTTGGGTCCATGAAAGTGCAGGATCCAAAACCAAACCATATTACAATTCTTGGGGTTCTGTTTGCGTGTAGTCATGCAGGGCTAGTAAATGAAGGTTGGAACTATTTTCGATCTATGAAGAACCTATATTGGATAGATCCTGGAAGAGAACACTATGGTTGCATGCTTGATCTTCTTGGAAGAGCTGGAAAGCTTGATGACATGGTTAAGTTAATTCATGAAATGAATTGTGAGCCAGATGTTGTGATGTGGAGGACTTTACTTGATGCATGCAGGGTTAATCAGAATGTGGATTTAGCCACGTATGATGCTAAGGAAATTCTAAAGTTGGATCCACAGGACATATGTGTTGTTATCTAATATTTATGCAATTTCAAAAAGGTGGAATGATGTTGCAGAAGTTCGGAGTGCTATGAAAAAAAGGGGCATAAGGAAAGAACCTGGATGTAGCTGGATTGAAGTCAATAAGCAGATACATGCTTTTATTTTGGGAGATAAATCTCATCCTCAAATAGATGAGATCAATAGACAGTTGAACCAATTTATTTGTAGACTAGCGGGTGCTGGTTATGTTCCTGGCACAAATTTTGTACCACAAGACTTGAAGGGGAACAGAGAGAAGACTCTCTTCGATACCACAGTGAGAAACTGGCAATTGTTTTTGGTATTATGAGCTTTCCAAATGAGAAAACTATTAGAATCTGGAAGAACCTTAAGATCTGCGGAGATTGtcataaatttgaaaaactcaTAGCAAAGTTAGAGCAACGGCATATTGTAATTAGAGACCCTATTCTATACCATCATTTTCAAGATGGGGTTTGCTCCTGTGGTGACTATTGGTAGCAGATGAGAAGCACACAAGAGCGAGACAGAATCGCTGACTACTTTTTGGCTCAAAGCAGCGTACTTAAATCTACAGTCAGCTGATATTTATAGGAGACTAAAGTTTGCAGCAATAACATTGCTGTTAGTTAATATGTTAGTCAGGTTGCGTGAGcatattctttctctttttctttgtgtGCTTGTATATTTGCTCAACCTAATGGTTCAAACTATACTAAATACCTTGAACTATGGTTCAGACTGTAAACTAATGGTTTCAGTTAAATCAATGGGAAGGCGCGGGTCCTGCTCCTGCACTGTATCCTGTTTTCTGTGTCCCAACCTCAGTTTTTTTTACCCCAGTAACTCTGTAAAACCTCTCCCATTTTATACTCCCAATGTTTGGGCAAGGTCTCTTGATTCCTTCACCTATGTGCTTTGATTCTCAATTCTTATGTTGAAAATCAATCCCCAGCATGATTAGCTCCAAATCACCAAGATATAAAGCATGAATGATTGTGTTTAGatttgttattaaatatttagctGCATGGTCATGCATTTAAGAAATTGTATGAactaagaatttattttttatatatttgttctTTGAAACATTGTACGATTAtctttaatttacaatttgaatttatattttgaagttaCATATTTGATATGATGTTAGATTAAGTTATtaagttatatattttgatatgaTATTAGATTAagctatatatttttaactagAATGAACTCTTATATTCTCCATGCATGTGTGTTTGATTCTCCCTAATGCCGCTAAAATCCTACTCACTTAAGGACTTGTTGAGTAATTTCAATAGGAAAAAAAGTACTTGTAGTTTATTCCCGTACAGTTTGTAATATCCTGCTTTTTTCtgctgcttcttttttttttagcaacATGTAATGTCTTGCTAATGATACATCTCTTTCCCATATCCCTTGAGAATGGCCATGAGTTCTGCCGAGATGAGTCTTTGAAGCcttcattattataattaatgcattctatttttaatattaaattaattaatgctaGTGAATTTCAACAATTGAGAAGTGTTcaaaagtttgtattttttttttttttttgcaaagagGGCTAGAGCCCAAAGACATGATTAGTTAAAACAAAAACCATGTACTTTAAGGtgactaaaatattaattaaacttaATATGAATTATCTGTATCTTATCAATATACTTTAATCctttcacatatatatatataacattgaaTAGTTATGGATAATTGATTTGCATTCACCAATGTATCTTCTAACTTAGATTGTTTGTTGACCAATGTACCTCGTGAAAtaggatttagggtttagggatCAAATTACATTTGTGTAATTTAATCAACTAATACATCATTTTATAACTTgatatgaaatataattttttatcaattcaactattaaactatatttatatattgttaagattgtatatatcaaattttattaaaattgaattataataaaaagataatcaaattattcatattttagtatattttgaaaagttttaaatttgtatGAATAAGGTAgcaaataattttagattaatatgaaattttttatatatgatctatgtaaaaggaatcttcaatccaacaatgaattttaaaaaaataatattcaattgAAACTTATTGAACGATTTAATAGATGATCAAAGTTatactaatataatttaaaaaatcatcttaaaaaggatgtttttacttattatattttgatgaGTGTTTTTGGCTACATTTATGAGAAtagaatattttgaatttttcttaatgTTATCTTCTTTcacctattattttttatgacactCAAATCgtgatatcaaaattaaaaaaaaaaaactttagttctaacttcaattttaatatcttttgaaattttttattaataattaaaaataacattatattataataaaaaattaaaatataatttatatattaaaatatttatttattattgtaccTTTCTGAGGATACAATGACAGTTTTTCCTTGATATGTGAAGCTCATTTCATTTAAATATGTTGTCTTTACCTGTTATCCGATAGTGCATCAATAGGATCGATACCTACAAAGACACACACTTATATGCTCAGGTCAGATATCATCCAATAATACTAAATAATATAGTAAATGAGTCTAATAAATGAGaatgaatgattattttaatccTTCATTATTCAATAATATTACCTTAATCTAAAATATTATGCTTCTAATGATGTCACTACCATATGTGATAGAAACCGAGCAATACTCGGGTGGGCGagtcaattatattattttctaaggATTTAAGCTagtcaaataagttttttaactaataaattttttttaaaattaattaaaatattttttaagtatattttttatttaatgaagaggttaaaataataattaaattatatattattctatTTACAAGAAAGAGTGAGAAAGTAGACCCATAATTTATTGTCCGTTTAAATGTTCTTGTCAGACATTTGAGAAAATCGGTCAAcacgtttatatatatatatatatataaaaaggtgATATTGAGGTGTGATTGTATCAATCAAATATCTTCTTCAGAAAAACCAATCAAATGCTAATAATCTGCAAAACCAATCAAATGCTAATAATCTGCTGGCTTAGTTAATAATTATATGCTCATCATTGTCATAGTTAATAATCTTCTTGAGGTGAAGCATTTGACCGCCTAAGCTGTTGAGATTGCTTAGTTAATAATTATACGCTCATCATTGTcagttttttatttgttcaatGGAAAGATAACACGCATCTTAAAAACTTTCCGTTCACTAATCCGATAATAATCCTAACACAACACCATTTGATTATAATGTCTCTgtgtttaattataataatttttcaattaatttatgcttctaaaaaattattatattaaatttgtcaattatttatattatgattttaaaattattttttttatctatccacttacttatttttttaaaaaaataattaagtaaatatatataaaaaataaataaattaacgcatctaaaaattgaagaaaaacaaacttataaaaccagacaaaaatatttaaaaaacgaTTTTAGGGACCGAGAaagtaattctttttttttttgtcaattgacCACGATTATGTTTTTTTGGCCTATGTCAAAGACCATAGTCCATACGTAACCCAACATAAGAATCGaacaacttttttatatttattaacagGAAAAGATTAATCACCTTTTAGTTCCTTTATTAAAACAATCCATTAGTtagtaattacaattttttaatatttttattgttatagtcTAAAGTTGTTACCTAATGCGCAATTACATAGAACCGTTATAGTTACAACTTACAATTTATTTTAGTCgtaatagttaattttttaaaatatttttgttgttatagTCTAAAGTTGTTATCTAACGCAATTACATAgtgcttattatatatatatatatatatatatatatatatatataaacaggtATTATTGAGCATAGTCGGTTCCAACACGAACAGAACCCTCACTCTTTCATGAAAGTCACTATATGGTAGATAAATAATGATAACAAAGAggatagaaaaaattataactataaaaatcaaaatgagatatttttttttaaaaaaaaaagctgtttcaattttttgtgtgtgtgtgaataaGCTGTTTCAAttataaagacaaaaatgattattaaaaccaagaaaaaacaaagaaatattaAAGTAAGAAGCTTCGTGAAAAGAATGTGAAAATGTAGTACAAGCAagctattaaaaaaagaatatctaGAACCGCAAGAATCGTACGAGTACAATTGTACAAACTAATACTCCAAGCAAGATAATTTCTCAATCATGTGCCCCCGAACGGACATGGATATTCTAGAGTTCAAGTATCAACTGCACCCAGTTTAGTTTAGATCCAATGGTTTGTATTAAGatacaattatttataaaaaaaataacattttttaaggtCAATATGCATGCAATTTCAAAAACAACTGAAGAGGATCCGAATCCGTCCCCGAACAAAGTGCCGCATTTGAAGGGAATGCACAACGCAGCTGAAACACGAGGGGTCTATAAGTAGGTCTCTTCGTTTTCTCTTTCGCTGAGATCTAAACCTGTTTTGACAATTCAAACATTGGGTACTTCAAAGTGTcgggaagaaaagaaataaataaacgaAAACGTGTTTTCCCATAAGCAATAACTCTATAACCCACGCAGTTACACTTGCACCATTTTTTTCTCCCCAAACGTGGTACCCACCAAACCAATGAAAAAATCAAGTCTTTTTCCATCTGGgaatttccttttccttttccttcttcttcttctcaatgTCTCTGCTTCGTTGGCAGCACCAACACCAGAATCGGTGTACACCTCCTTCCTCCAGTGTCTCACAAACTACACAAAATCACCGGACCAAGTTTCCAACATAGTATTTGCTCAAACCAACGCTTCCTTTTCTTCAGTTCTCCAAGCCTACATACGCAATGCCCGATTCAACACAACTTCAACCCCAAAACCCTTGCTTGTTGTCACTCCCTCGGAAGAACCCCATGTCCAAGGTGCAGTAATTTGCGCCAAAAGCATTGCGATTCAACTCAAGATCAGAAGTGGTGGCCATGACTATGAGGGTATCTCGTATGTCTCCGACCAACCCTTTATCATCCTCGACATGTTCCACTTCAGGAACATCACTGTGGATATTGAAAACGAGGTTGCTGTGGTTCAAGCAGGTGCCACACTTGGGGAACTTTATTATAGGATTTGGGAAAAGAGTAAAGTTCATGGCTTTCCTGCAGGGGTGTGTCCCACTGTTGGTGTTGGTGGACACTTGAGTGGAGGAGGGTATGGTAACATGTTGAGAAAACATGGGTTGTCTGTTGATCATGTTGTTGATGCTAAaattgttgatgccaaaggtaGGATTCTTGACAAGGAATCCATGGGGGAGGATCTTTTCTGGGCTATTAGAGGAGGTGGAGGAGCAAGTTTTGGAGTCATTTTATCATACAATGTTAAACTTGTTCCTGTACCTGAAGTTGTTAGTGTTTTTCGGATTGCGAAGAGTTTGGATCAGAATGAGAGTGCCACTGAGCTTGTGTTGCAATGGCAGCAGGTGGCGCCGCACACCGATGACAGGCTCTTCATGAGGCTGCTGTTGCAGCCAGTGAGTTCCAAGGTTGTGAAG from Glycine soja cultivar W05 chromosome 8, ASM419377v2, whole genome shotgun sequence includes:
- the LOC114421447 gene encoding berberine bridge enzyme-like 21, giving the protein MKKSSLFPSGNFLFLFLLLLLNVSASLAAPTPESVYTSFLQCLTNYTKSPDQVSNIVFAQTNASFSSVLQAYIRNARFNTTSTPKPLLVVTPSEEPHVQGAVICAKSIAIQLKIRSGGHDYEGISYVSDQPFIILDMFHFRNITVDIENEVAVVQAGATLGELYYRIWEKSKVHGFPAGVCPTVGVGGHLSGGGYGNMLRKHGLSVDHVVDAKIVDAKGRILDKESMGEDLFWAIRGGGGASFGVILSYNVKLVPVPEVVSVFRIAKSLDQNESATELVLQWQQVAPHTDDRLFMRLLLQPVSSKVVKGQRTIRATVMALFLGGADEVATLMGKEFPALGLSKENCTELSWIDSVLWWGNFDNTTKPDALIDRDLNSASFLKRKSDYVQKPIPKKGLEGIWEKMIELGKTGFVFNPYGGKMSEVSSDATPFPHRAGNLFKIQYSVNWDDPGVELENNFTSQARMLYSYMTPFVSSSPRSAFLNYRDLDIGINSFGKNSYAEGAVYGVKYFNDNFERLVKIKTEVDPENFFRNEQSIPVHPRLDSEATKSGAGKLLHLTLYWTLMVKVGWLFILELFI
- the LOC114424621 gene encoding berberine bridge enzyme-like 8; protein product: MSVILPFVSIFLLHVLTATSETILQCLSLHSDPSRPISAVTYFPKNPSYPPILEAYIRNLRLSSPTTPKPTFIVAPTHVSHIQASIICCKRFNLEIRTRSGGHDFEGLSYMSQTPFVIVDMFMLKSVEVDVEDQTAWVDSGSTIGELYYAIAEKSRVLGFPAGVCHSVGVGGHFSGGGYGNMMRRFGLSVDNVLDALIVDSEGRVLDKATMGEDLFWAIRGGGGASFGVIVSWKIRLVPVPEVVTVFRIEKTLEQDASDLVFQWQYVADKIHDGLFIRVVLSPVTRSDRKTIKAKFNALFLGNSQELLSVMNQSFPQLGLVAEQCIQMSWIQSVLFWDNYPVGTSVDVLLQRHATKEKFLKKKSDYVQQPISKAALEGIWKMMMELEKPVFTFNPYGGKMGEISEFETPFPHRFGNIFKIQYSVSWDEEGEDVAKQYLYQIRRLYDYMTPYVSYSPRSSYLNYRDVDIGVNGPGNATYAQASVWGRKYFKRNFDRLVQVKTKVDPSNFFRYEQSIPSLASAHSIVSE